The following nucleotide sequence is from Salvia miltiorrhiza cultivar Shanhuang (shh) chromosome 7, IMPLAD_Smil_shh, whole genome shotgun sequence.
cgaaactgactcggtcgtcatccgcttccactttgctgacgattcgaaCACTgtttcgagtagtgcccgacccttccgcaggtgtagcagctattctgtctcatcttgcattctctcagatgtaatttattgctctttGACAAGGCGataaccctcgcggtccttgaaaaactgctgctggggcagctgggccaacataaggctgtttgtctcagttctgatattgtggtggcgcattctgactctgctaCGGCTTTTTGGGATCTTGACTTCAGTCGTCCcaatttctcttttcttcttgcccGCATCCAGGAAAGGATGGATTGCACGTTTGCGTGCTCAAATTCGTTCggggtgctgaagcttaaaTCACGTTCTTTGGCTGtattgccagttctatatcaaatgctctatttactgcttcagtacacataaccgcactctgactcgttaaatcgtctcgtacctcttaTTTCAAATCTGATCGAAacaattctgacatcttctcgttcatgATCGAAGCAAttctaacatttttttttttcgttcatCTCTCCTCGATATGTGGCACACCGGACCtagtcgcgaaactgacgttcgtatgcagctacggttttattgccttatctcgtatcatcaactctatttctttctttattcggtttctctttctcggcataagtctaagggaacatatatcaaccttagaactaattctcataactcacgaatcataagactcttactcaacatcatactattttctcaattctcataactcatcgtcaaagacatatttcatgtctatcaatGCAACAttagctcaaaactctactcaagcatagagactctctggtcatcgtcatataggcatataagaaaattttctctttcgagaactcttactaattgcggggcgtaacgaaaataaaacatcccctattattacgacgatgctacatctatactagtcgtcatcccagtctactatcgtggaaaacattatctgctctaacccatcatctcgatcttcttgaacctgctattgcctattctggcttagcatcacttcttctcgtcCTCGAATTTGTTAGCTTGttgcatacttggctaatataagaaaatccataatcgaaaagttgtgctcgtcccgtaataattaTATTCTATGGCTGCTCCCATATATTgtgtttcttccaaacactcttcttgttataccatcctagttacctagacattcctaattcttttcggatgtggtagggtaataggatgtgatgaataaaaatgcttgattttgaacaagacgagctcaagtaatggaatgattccataatagccagtgctatttcaaggataatgaagaagttacaattaaggcaagatcaaaagctagaacaaaATCTAGAacaaaaactgagatatgatatgatagaAATAAATCGATACTGGAggtagaaacaatccactaagtggaaaatgaataaattgtccactgttaagcAAGGGgcaaggatttccaacacaaacggctcaggctcaaacacagtggatctggaaaaatttctTAATAGCAAATAATTcatctcctgttggagttcaaatggatgcagaaaaatttaaatacgaccaagcgggatagggactcaataagtctactctcacgactactctagcgatgaaacgcgcggtcccggtgaaagtacctctatttcaaagtactattggtcaatagtatctatgcatcccatgaagtCTCCATAACACGTCcgtcctattagggtcgtgtccctaaatcgcgatgaaaactctaactctcgtcgtattatctcaacggttggtttctctgttccttttcttcatcttcttcatcttcttctcggtttatgctTGGTTCCCTCTTCTTTTCGGAGGTATACtacaaaaggaaaaagagttatataactatcgatctctaaactaaccgttcgtctttacaaaatacaaatcctcgtttctcatttcacttctatatctcatttgtgatctcaaagttctcaaagctctcatccagtctatttctcgtctatcatcgttcgaAATTCTCATCAATttctatttctcatttttcatcatgcatcagcatcatcatcattctcaaagctctgctaaagatagtgaaactcactaatcataaacatctcttgtatatatatatatggaaaattgcctctctctcgaggtcttttacaaaagtaaagTCTTATGTACAAAAGCCCTAActccaaaatgatgctctaactatacaagcatcataaaTACTAAGCATATATAGATCTATGCTAtacacacatacacactatactatgcttctctacctatatatatatatatataacaactaTGCACCTATACATATATACGCGTCTACAAGACATACGTAATCACTAGGCATCATCTCTCGAGATCCAGCTCGTCGCCTCAATCAATACGGGCTGTCATAATCTGACTCATCCACTATCGGAGTATAGACAGGTGTCTCAGGAATAGGTATCCACGTATCGACTCCATCGGCAGTAGTCTGACGCTGCAGTGGCTGAGTCCAACCatagccgaccgtcatctctggagtctcctcctcggggtcctcctcatcactatcgGAGCGTGCCggccgagatcctccctcctgaGCGTCTCGGTATGGTGAATATAGAATCGGGTGCATGTACGTCTGGAAGGCCAAAGTGCCAAGCTCAGGCagcggggcaaccctcggatatggGTCGGAAGGAACATGCTGCGTCTCAGACTCAGTAGAAATCAATCGGCTGTGTCGACTCAACAGGTGGCAATGGCAACGGTGTCGTCGCCGGTGTCAAATCCCAAGGCGGGAAATCAGCACTGGGAGAAGGAATAAGTGATACAAACGCAAACGGATCACGCTCAATCCCAGGTGAGTACGGCTCGAAAACCATCGGCTCTGGATCATCAGACTCGAGAGAAACTGaaatcggatcagctgggggtagaggtGCCATCAGAATCGGCTCCTCGAGAGGTGGAggcacaacaactagctcccttccctgggctggtccctcaagctctccatacggcggtgaaggCGGA
It contains:
- the LOC130994190 gene encoding uncharacterized protein LOC130994190, whose protein sequence is MPSHIETAMQRWFREYIPDEDDTLGELLAHYHRRWRRAIPYGIDGAEAITLLIPLLPPLWRDWATSLVPQYVDTTWLEGIRYGDLSGFIATLSHRYFAHGDPPSPPYGELEGPAQGRELVVVPPPLEEPILMAPLPPADPISVSLESDDPEPMVFEPYSPGIERDPFAFVSLIPSPSADFPPWDLTPATTPLPLPPVESTQPIDFY